The genomic window TCTAAAATACTTTGTGGAATATGTAAAGTAGACATTCCATTAAAACCTATCAAGCTTGAAATTACTAATGATAAACCCTAAGGAAGTTAATAAATGGTAAGAATAGTTCTGGTGTATGGAAGTTACATTTGGACATTTGTAATCAGTAACTTGTGCTACCCTGGAACAGACGGTTCTGAGTTACTGTAGAGATTTCCTGGAAATATTTGTAAGTGTCCAGAAATGACTGGTATTTAAAAGATTGATTTAAGGACCAAGCAGAGCTTTTTGGGTGCCTCTTCTTCTGTGGCCTTGGAATCATCAGCACCTGCTTGGCCAAACCCACTGCGGTTCCGATCTCTGGCTGTCTCCACTGCCAGGGTGTTTTCAGACTGATTCATCTGGAGCTGGTGCCTGAATGGCCATTTGAACACTAAAGGGAGTAGagaagttgttttattttttcctgttacctGATAGTCCTCTAATAGTTTCCTACTGGCTGGGGGCCTGTGAGAATGTTTTCATCCATTGCTGTTTAGGAGGGGaatggcagagcagcagtgaggaagATGTGATTTTGGAGGCTATTGGCAAGTTCCTGTATGAGAGCAGTGCCAGTAATGACACAGTGACCAGGGCAGGACATTGTGGTGTGAGTCCTCATCCCTGGCTGAGGCTACTTAGCTATGAGCCACCAAACTTACCTTTCCAGACTAATTCTTTCCTGCTCAACAAAGGTGAGGCACCAGTGGCTCCCCAAAGGCTGTTGTTGGCAGAGCCAGGCTACTGGAAAAGCAACACGGCCTAACACAGCTGAGTTGAAAATGGCAAAGGCTCTGACAGGCTGGTCTGACAAAGCAGTAGTGTTAAGAAATGCAGACTGTTTACATGTTCCAATAGACCAGATATTTCCTTTTTGCTTGCTTTCAGTCTTTTTTCAGCAGGAGGAATCAACCAGCAAAGGGTTCTATTGAAATGGAGCAGTGGGAAGCTGCCTGGCCTTGTGAGTCCCACCCATCCCAGACAAAAGCAATGCAAGCTTCACTTCTGTTCTCTCACCTCTGGGGAGGTGCTTGTATGCAGGGGCCCAGTGTTTTAATATGTTTAAAAGCATCTCATGTGTTGTGGGAAAGCTCAGAAAATGCTGTCTGACCAAACAGCCCATGCCTtgggagctctgctctgggaatgGTTCATCAAAGCTCATCTACCTGAACACTTCATTATTATATCTGTTTGCATCCTCCTTTCCCATTTACTGCAGATGTGGATTGGCCCAACGTGAAGGATGACCACCAGCAACAAATATCTTCATAAATGCTACAGCTTTGCATAAGGCATCTTTTATGCTGCACCCTAGGTAGGGGGATAGATCCAAGGAAGGGCTTATGCCCAGGTCAGGCTCCTGATAGGCCATTGCAAAGTAAAAGAGAAGCTGACCTGCTGCCAGGACttgttgcttttaaatattCCTGCTTATGCCAAGAATATGCAAGATTCCTTGCTAAAATGGAGGCAGGTAATTTTCCTGATAATGTACTTTATTTTTACCTGTTGGCAAAATCGagccaaatattttttgtaGATTTTGTTAAACTTTCTGTATGTACAGGAGAGATCCAAGGGCAGACCTGTCAGGGGGAGTATCTCAGCCATGGTGGGAGTGCCTTGGGCAGCAAGGCCTTGTTTGTGTATTGTTGTGCTGTGACAGCCGAGGATTGCAGGGAGCTGTGAGcacctgctgagctgctgattAACTCAAGGTGTTCATGAGGTTTCTGTCTTAGCATTTTCTTTGGTGAATGACGAGGGAAGTTCATGCTGCGGTCTGAGGGAGGCACATGTGTGCTTTCTCCTGGAGCTAGTCACTTATtttcacaaacacagaaatctTGGAGACCTCTCCTTCTGTGTTGGATTTTATATGACATGGCAAAgggatttaaaaaagaagagagtgataggagggaggaggcagcaatGATGGAGCTGCATACAGATAGAGGAGCATGGTTGAAAATCTTTTCCATGTGACTTTATACCAACAAAATGTAGTAGGAGTCCACAATCTGAAATCCATGCAGGGAGCTGCTCATTTGGATCATTTGGTAACTCACTGCCTTTGCTTCTCATCTGCAGGTTTGATTATTGGTTTCAATGCTGTTAGCACTTCCTCCAGATCACATCCCCTACTGAGGCAGTGTGGAAATCTTAAATTTTGATGCTTGCAaattctgaaaactgaaatttttaagtaaataaaatgGTGTTGCAGAAGATAATGTGCTCCAGCTGTTTGGTTATTGTTTTTCCGAACAGTGCAAGAAAATTTCAGAGAATCTGTGGGAATTTGTATCCTGAGGATTTGGTTACTAATCAAAGCACCCTGGGGGGCAGATGGAGCTGAAGTGATTTCTGGCGTGTCAGTTCCATTGCTACCATCTGTGGTTTTAAAATTAGCAACAAAAACACGTTTTATTGAATACACAGTCAAGAAACTTAAACTTCAGTCCTCGGGTCACAAAGGTGTGAATAAAAACAACTCTCTTAGTATAAATTttatttgtctgtttgtttttgttagGATCTTGTCTCTTTAGTTGTGGAGGAAGAATCTCAGAAATGTGCGAATTCAGGCCTCAGCATCCCAGTTCCTGTTCCTCATCCTGTGATCCTGGAGATTGGCTGTGGCTCTGGAGCAATTGCTCTGAGTCTGCTGTGCAAACTGCCACAGGTGAGCTCTCTTCAGTGCTCCTGGTACAACGAGTGTCTGTGTTAGAGGGCAGTCCCACTCTACTCCTCTTCCCTGAGATGTCCAGACTTCTCTGGTGGGATTTCAGCAGCTCAGGTCTGTGACAGTCAGGCTTTGTAAGTTCATACTAGGGAGAGAAGGTGTGGTAGTTTTATTTGGGAATATCCTCAGCTGTCTGCAGAAGTAGCAGAGATATAATCAGAGTAAAAGAAGTGAGTGTGCTCATTCTTCAGCTGTTGCAGCTCACTATTTATCATCTTAACTTGAGGTGCTGGTGGGCGTTGGTTTAAGCTGATAACCTGGACTGAGGACAGGAGGGACTGAGGCACAGGGGCACACTCAGTAGTTGAATTTATGGGGCAGTCATCTCTAAAAATCACCTTGCTATGAATCAAAAGATCTTGTCTCTAGGAGACTGAAGACTAAGTGAACACAGGGAAGGGATTACCATAACAGCATCAGTACTTGGGATCAACATGACAAGCACATGTCACTGCCACAACTGCCAAACCACCTTTTAGCAGTCTTTTGTTCCCCAGTAACAGCTCACAGCTTCTGAACAGAGGGAGAAGAACAGGAAGGGGACTGAGGTCTGGGTCACCAAAGCCTTTCTTGCCCTTGATTCCTGTGGCATGTGACATGTTACTGAGCTACTCCTGgtaaagaaaatgagaagtgaATCCAAGATCACACTGCATGTGGTTAAGGGAAAAGTATTCCCCTTTCCTCAGAACTGCAGACCAGCCAGTTCCTTCGCATGAATAAGTATTGCCGTTGCCAACTCCTCCTCTTGTAGAAGTACAAACCTTGCTGTGTAAAAATTAGAGGTTGATGCCTGTGGTGGGAGGGGTGTTCCCTCCTCCCAGTGACCTGAGAAGGTTAATACTTGTGCTTCATGACTTCAGAGTGTAATTGCTCTGACTTCCTGAGCTAGGAGAAGAGCTTCATGCTCTTTTCCTTGCTTGTTGAGTTAAAGAGCTGTGTCAGTCTGTCTCTGTAACTGATAACAGTCCTTTCCTAGCACAAACTACTGTGCCCAGAGGAATAAGCAGCCCTGACTGATTAGAATTAGTGGAACCCACACTGACAGTTAAGTGGAGTTTACACTGTGTAATCTTTTTAGTGTTTGAAGCAGAGTTTGGCACTAAGGTACTGAGAAAATGGCAGCAACTTTTGATTTATGGACTGAGCTATGTCCTTGACCTTAAGGGTCAGCTTCAAGTGTGTGGGTTCTAGGCTGGGGCTGTGAAATTAGTCCCCTTAGGAATGATGGGACATCACACCGTCATCTACAAATGCAAAGTGGTTTCTCCAAGCATGCTTTCTGTGTGTAAATTCTTGCCAATATCTGTGCTTACAAAACATtaggcaaagcaaaaccaagttAGGCCTTTGCCTGTGGTTTTCCCAAGGTAGAATGGAAGGTCAAATAAATCTCTTAGCTGTGCAGCCCTGTCCCCTAACATCATGCTGGCGAACTCTCAGATACTTGACACACAGTCAAGTACGTGCGGTCAATACAGGCAAGGAATCTGGTGTACGGAGTAACTGGGTAAAGGGTGTCTGCATAGCAGATGGAAAATTCCAGAACCTGTGTCCAAGGGGTTGTGCTAATGCTGGGAGGGATTCTGTCTGCATTAGAGAGGAGGAACCTACAACATGATATTCCTTCAGCCTGTGTCTACCCCGGACTAGCTAGTGTTGAGTCTCACACTaccaggagctgtgggtgtaTCAGGTAACCTGAGTCAGCGTGGTGTTGTCAGCTCAGAAGCCTGTCTGATTTGGTGGGCTCCTGACTGTGCCTTCAGTCACGTTAGTGCCTTACTAGATGTGACTCAcgatcccagcagtgccccagaTACATTCCTCATGAGCTGTTCCTCTCAGGAGCCAAGAGTGAGCACTCAGTTGCCAGCTTTGATCTTGCATGTTTGGCAGAGCGTGTCTGCTCAGGAACCTTGATGTTGTAACATATGCTtggtggggtttgttgtttttttctgtctcagagCCAGGTCATAGCCGTGGATAAAGAGAAGGCTGCTGTGGATCTCACCAGGGAGAACGCACATAGGTACAAGACCACCTATTGCTCATATTTTTGTAAATTGTTGCTTGAGAAAGACCAAAAGTCTTCAATATTTTTACCTGTAGTTCCTTTTTATCATCACTGGAAACCAGAGAATGTTTAGTTGGTTGAATGCCTGAAGTGCATAATAACTCAGCAAAAAAACACTTGGGTTTACCAGAGTACTTTTCCTTTGACTTGTGAAAGGACAGAAGCCTCAATAGAGCAATAGTCCTTACACACTGCTTGTCGTCAAGGGTTTTCAAACTGTATCTTGGTATCCTCTTATCCCTTTCTGTGAACTCAGGAAGCTCAGGGCAGCAGTAGGAACATTTATGGCACTTGGGAGGTTCAGGACAAGTGTGGCCTGAACCTCAATTTTTCTGGCTCCCCAGAACGTTATTGCTGTGCTTTTGCCTGTCCTTGCTCCTCTAGAAAGAAGCTTGCACACTCAAGTAGCACTTTGCCTTTGGTGTGCTGTGAGTGGGATGTCCCTCAGGATCCTCCTGGCAGTCTTGGTTTAGTGGGGATGGTGCTGCTGGGCCTTGTGCTATTTGGACACCTGTGCTGTGACTGGATGTTCAGAGCTGCTGAATCACCTTGTCCCTGAAGTCAGGACAGATGTCTGTTGGGTTGACCTGCTCCTTTCTGGTGGCTTCACTTCCTCAGCTGGTTCTTCTGTCAGTCTGTTTTGGACTGCCACTACCAGAGGGAGTCCCAGAGCTGGAATCCCAGTATGCCTTTGAGTCCTGGATCCCAGTCTTTGTAGGCATTGTGAAAGGTACAGAGATCCAAACTGCATCCATGTCCTCAGTAACTGCTGGGCCCTTGGCATTAGACCATATCACAAAGAATTTCTATTGCCTTTTCTCATGGAGTCCAGTACAGCTGTGAGTCTCAGGAGGTGCTCATTAACTGGAATATCTGTCCACAGTGCCCACATACCCTTCTTTGCCaagtgctgccagcactggggctaCAGAGCCTGGATAATTCTGGCTCTGGCTGCACTGAGCTGCTTCTCTTCATGACTTGCAACCCAGTCCCAGCTCACACTGAGTCTGAAGAGATGTGTAGGAACAAGCCCTTCTCAGGCTTGCCACCCCACTGTCACCCTTTGCCTTCTAGCCCAGTTATGGGGAGCAGAGGTTTCCTTCTCATGTGTCAGTGTCAAACGAAGTGCTGTTGCAATTTTTCATAGATATAGTAAAAGCTAGCCAGATCTTTGCCTGTTGGTAGACTATTGCTCTGTCATCTGGGAAAAATGGTCTTGCTTTTTAACAGTGCTTGTTGGCATAAGAGTGGAGTGTAAAACCATGTCAGAGAAACTCATATTTCTCCATGGATATTTTCATTGCATCCTTACAATCTTGTCCATGGCATGGTGCCCTGTAGGTCTTGGGAAAGAAGCCAGAGGATAAGCTGTGTTACTGCTTGACTGAACCCAGCTTGGATCCTATCTGCTTTCCAAAGCTCCCTTATCCCAGCTGTGTTCTTGAGATGTGTTCTTAGGTGAGTCTTACTCTCACTGAATCAGTCCCAGTGCCAGATGGTCCATCTGGGCACATGGCACCCAGTGCAGGAATCCCTCCTGTTCCTGATGCCTGTGTTtactggcagggcagggccacaGGCCCTCAGCAAAGGCAAGCAGGACTTGGCTGTAAGGCCACTGTGGTGGGAGGAGAGAATATGCTGGTAAGATCTGGGCAGTTGTGTCCATGCTGAGGACGAGAGTTGGGGGACAGTGCCAGACTCTGTGCCACAGTGTGCTGTTCCTATCTGGGAATGACATCTCCTGTGGAAGGCTTGGAGTTTTGCTCCTACAGTAGGTTCTTCCCATCATTGTCTTTCTGACTTTGCAAAGTACTTCCTCTGACATTGTTCAAATGTTTTGACAAGGGCCAGGGGCAAAACTGGTTAGAAAGGAGATGGATTGTAGTGGGTGGACCACGTGGCTGAGGAATTAGAGGttctgttcttttcttgctgtctCTCCCTTTTTCTGTAACCTCTTCTGTAGTGTCAGGCTGCCAGCAAGCCCAAGTCTACTTTCAGACTGGCCTCTTTTTCCCGACCCAGGAGCATCAAGGAAGCTTTGCTCAGGATTCCTGAGATTTAAGAGGATCACTGTCTCAGCTGTTTTCCCCTGGCAAGGAGCATATAGAGGAGCCACAGCCTGGAATCACTGTGGGTGCACAGTGTGctctttgttttgtattttgttcCTCAGGCAAAGAGCAGATCCTAAACTTCCCTTGTAGCTTGAGAGGAATCCAACTGCAGTCAGTGGGGTGTGATGCAGGTGTATTAGATAAGAGGTGCAATATGTAATGATCTGTTTATAGAATATGCAGTTCATGAATCCACACCAACATGCCTCctaacttttcttctttctattcTTGCATCTGGAATTTTacaggctgcagctccaggagaggATTCACATCATCCACCAAGATGTTTCACACAGTAACTCTTTTCACTATTACAATCccctttgtttttctccttttttccctttgatggAGGAGGCAGGTGTGACAAACACCCAAGGGACCCTCCTGGGGGTGCAGGTGACAGGAGGCTGTTGAAGTTAGTAGAGAAAAAGGTCAGTAACAGCCAGTGAAGCTTCTCCCTCCAGAGATTTCCAGGCCATATGATCAGCTGAGAGAAGTCCCTGACTACATCAGAAGGTGAATTGTTCCTGATCTCAGGTGTCCAAAGGTTGTGTATGAGCTGGTAGTAGAGGTGCTCTTTGTTGTTACTGGGGAGAGACAAATATATACAGAGTGTAATCCATTCCACGCTTCCATGGGTGCTTTAGAGAAACATGTGGATGCCTTGATGTTAGAAGGGAGCCCATATATTTAGCTTAGATTTAAACGTCCAGCCTTATTCACCTGAAATGAGGTGAATTGAACCAGGGAAGGATACTTGTCTTCCCCAGACCTGGGTGAAACCCATTAAAACCAACATTTGCTGAGGCTTATCCAGTTAGGTGGATGCTTGGCTGTCTCCTGGGTAGGATATTGATACTGAGCTTACAGGGAAGATGCTGTAGTTCAGAGCTGGTTGTGATTCTTCTTTTCTAGGTTCTGCCAAACAGTTCCTGCTCTGGGGCCCCATAGATGTCATAGTCAGTAACCCCCCCTATGTTTTCCATGAAGACATGGCTTCCTTGGATGCAGAAATCCTGCGGTAATCAGACAAACAGACCTTTCTTCTCCTGTTCCTTGGAGCAAGGTTTTCTGTCTGCTTCCTTGTACTACACACAAAACATGCATACATAGTATACATGTGCAAAGTGGAGATGCATTTATGTGGTATATAATATTTCAGTGGTACTTTGATACTGTTTGCAGGCCTGAAGCAGTATCAAAGGAtgttaaatattcattaaaatggaaaaagcatGCACTTGGAAACCAACAAGTTCTCAATCcaaatttttttcagagcatttttcctgatagactttttttttaaatacttggtGTGAGTTTATGAAGGAAAGAGTAATCTGAGCAGCTTTTTGTGGTGGGTGAAAATGCTACTACCCATTCTCATCCCAATACTTgttttacacaaaaaaaaaaaaaaagagtaagctGTTTTGGGATGTGAAACTACTTTGTGTGTGCTGTTTCTTGCCCAAAATTGATGGTCATGCATGTCAGGACAAAGTCCTGTCCCTACCTCCGTACGAGATGTTCAGTAGAGCAGGTTCTGAAAGCTGAGCTTTCTCCATCCCAGTGGGCTCTGCTGGGTTAGCAGGAAGGCTCACCTGTTTGTTGGCTCACTTGAGAGCAAGCAGTGGTCCCTTGCTGTACAATCCCACTCCACGTCCAGCTGACACAGAAAGAGCAGATCCATGTATTGGAACTGTGGGACCCTGGCTGCAGTTGGCTTCTAACTTTCAGGCAGACTTTAGGGGATGTGTTCTGCTTGTGTAAATGTAGTTTCTCAGCTCAGTGCTAACTCCTTCTCACTCCCTGTGTTTTATATAAAAGCCACGAGTGCTGTCTCCTGCTGTGGAGTTCAGGGGTGTTTGGTGCACCTTTCTGCATGGAGTGTGGGGTTATGCATTCTCAAGGGCCACATTAATCACTGTTAAATACCTTCTCCCCACCCTCCAGCTATGAGGACCTTGATGCACTAGATGGGGGAGATGATGGGATGAGTGTCATCAAAACAATTCTGGCATTGGCTCCTTCTCTTCTGAAGGATTCTGGGTAAGCACTGCTTTCTCTTTGAATTTTGTGTCTTTTGTCCATTTACTTCTATACCTTCCtgtgtgaaaacaaaacagagggaaaatagTTACAAAATTGTCCCCCTATTGCCCCATTTAATAATAGCAGTTAAAAAAATGTCAAGTGTATGATCAAAATTACCTTGAAATCAGTTAATAAAGGGATGGAGGCCTTCCTTGGCTGGTTTCATGGTCCTTAGGAGCAAAAAGAACACAGAAGAGAGTGCAAAAAGCAGGGAAACTTTCTAAAGTGAATGATGGAAGGAGAAGCATTGTAGAACTCTGGGAGGATGGATGTAGATCTTCACTTCCCTCCTACCCTTTAATTAGGGGAAGCTTAGTTATTGTGCCAGTATACAATGCTGAATATCAGTCAGGGATAGTTTCTTAAATGTTAAATTTCTTCATGATTAGTATTCAAGACTGATTGTTCCTATTCTCTGTCATGTGGGATCCATTTAGAAAATCATCGTGCTGATAACCAAGTCCAAATGTAGTGTTCATGTGCCAGGGCATTCACATATCCTGTTCAATATTCCTGATATTTGCCCAGCATAGGAGAGGTTGTGGAAAATCTGCAGTTTTGAGAAGAAGAATAGGAATATGGAGAGGCCTAGTCCATGCAGCGTTCATTCCTCATGCTTTGCATGACCACAAGAGCAGATGATGTTCCTCAGAACTTCCCACCAACAGAGACTGGTCCCATGGGGTTGTTTGTTaggattatttcttttccttccctttttgcTTGTCTTATAAGGTGGAGCTCCCACTGAGGAGTGGATGTTTTTTAGGGTCAGAAATGAGATCCACACCCAGCTTGGTGAATTTGCAGGGAGTATTCAGTGTGGGATCTTTTAGGAATTTTCAGGAGAGGGTATGATGGGACTTGGCCTCTGACCTTTGCCTGCTAAACTTGTATcttgctgtgctgtcccaggctATGACCAGCTCCATCAGTCCTTGTGCCTGTGAGCTGGGGTGGTCCTGCCTCCTCACAGGAGGGGAGATGGGAATTGGGCTGGTGTTGTGAAGCCTGGCAGAAATGGAAGTATCCCTGCAGTACCTGAGGCTGGCTGGTTAGTTTAGTGTAGGCCTGAATGCTGGTGGTATTTTTATAACAGGTTTATGGAGACATTTACTGTGAAGAGATGTGTGTACTGACTTGTACTTCATGACTCTTCTGCATATACACGGAGGAACTTCATGCTGCCAGGCCAGGGCTCAGTGTTCCTGCATTTGCAGCATGAAACTGCATTCTGGCCTTAAATCTTTGGGGGCTTCAGGAAGACATTGCTGGTGGTGTCTCTGCATGGACTTCAAAAGGCCTCCTTAAATCTTAACACAAGGATTTAAGTACCATAAGAATTCCCCCTCAGGTTCAACACTTTCTCCCCTGAAGGAAGCAGTTGGGCTCTGCATCTGAAATGGACAGCTCAGATCTGGTTTAGGATTATTGGATTGCAGTGTGTTAACTGCCTTTTCCCACTGGTAGGAGTCACCCAAAAGGAAAGGCCTTAATTTTTATCAGTTTAACAACATAAACATTTGCATTTCCCTGCTTTTTATTCTTGAATGTGTCTTTACAGGAGTGTATTTCTGGAAGTTGATCCCAGACACCCAAATATGGTGGAGCACTGGCTACATGCACACCCAGACTTACTACTGACCCTCCGTGCCATTCACAAGGACTTCTGTGGCAAGTAAGTCTTTTTTTACCTTCAGATTTTTGCTTCCGGTTAGGTCTGTGTCCTTTGTAGAGAATGTCCCTGCACCCTGATGTGTGGAATGAACTCAGCTAGAGAAGGTCCACAGCTGAAGCCAGTCCTTGACAAAATAGGGGCACTCTTGTGGTATCTCAGCCTTCTGATATCCTGAGATAGCCTGGCAAGTGTTTCTGCGTCATAAATGCTGACACAGGTAAGCATTTCTGATGGGGTGACCAGCTCTGTTGCCATCAgaaaattgctgcttttatagTATAGAGGTATAGGCACATTCTCCCTGAGTGAGGCTTAAAGCTCTGCTCATTCTTTTTCCCACAGGCCTAGGTTTCTGCATATCCAGAAACAAAGCAGATGACAGCTGTACCAGGCACAACTCTCCTTGCAGGATGCTTTTTGCTCTTGAGCCCAGCTGAACACTTGAAAAGTCCTTTTGCCAGGTGAAAGGAATCTCCACTTCATTCCCAGTGTGCTGGACTCTCCATGCAGTGACAGACTCCCTCATTTCCTGACACAGACTTCACACAGAGGTGCAGAAGTTCAGCTGAGCGTGTGGAAGTGTTTCACCTTCCCCAGGGAACTGCATGAAACTTTTTAGTCTGCATTGCAAAAGCAACTCATTAATCTCAGGACCCAAGATAGAAGAGTTCACAGCTCCagatatttcattaaaaatacaattctcAACGTGCCAGATCACCCATTTGACCTAGAaaggattcctttttttttggccttGAGGTTCATTTATATAGAATGTGATCAGATTGGATGATAGGTTCAAACTGTGCTTTATATTGGCACATGGATTTGCAGGTATAACAGGACATGGCCCTGACCTGCACATTTCAAATTCAGTTCTATTCCAGGATCCTGATACTCCAACAGCAAAGCAGCCTTTGTTTCCCACTCCTGCTGAGTGACATGTCATTGAGGGATCAGTGCACATATTATAGCACCTGATCTACAGCCCTTGACACTTGGTGAATGCTGccagaaacagacaaaacattGTAATAAAGATAGTGCTTCAGATCAGTGTCTTCACAAGAATTGCTTTGCAATTATTCAGACATCCTAGCAGACCTAAATAAACACCGGACACTCACACATTGCTCTGATAGTAATAGAAATCCCCAACTTCCATGTTGAGGCATTTAGATGCAAGACTTTACAAAGAAGGCCAGAGTTGCTTACTCCAGTTTTTCAGATGGAGAAGTTGAAAAACAGGAGGTGAAACGACTTGTACAAAATTTGACAACAAGTTAAGTTTGGAGTAGGACTCAGTCTCCTGACAACTGTGGGAATAGCTGAGGTCTGTCACTTTTGGAAGGATGACTCAGAGCAGGGTT from Pithys albifrons albifrons isolate INPA30051 chromosome 3, PitAlb_v1, whole genome shotgun sequence includes these protein-coding regions:
- the HEMK1 gene encoding MTRF1L release factor glutamine methyltransferase; translated protein: MRYLARPLLRRWLSLSPQHVPGQLSPSEGGVLSPKQSSLRQSCSARPGLVTATDMVNHWQKVFETNGIPEARESSQYIVSFVLGAKTFQSLNSKSLCTPLTEMQQEQIQQLSRKRLERMPVQYVLGEWDFQDLTLKMRPPVFIPRPETEDLVSLVVEEESQKCANSGLSIPVPVPHPVILEIGCGSGAIALSLLCKLPQSQVIAVDKEKAAVDLTRENAHRLQLQERIHIIHQDVSHSSAKQFLLWGPIDVIVSNPPYVFHEDMASLDAEILRYEDLDALDGGDDGMSVIKTILALAPSLLKDSGSVFLEVDPRHPNMVEHWLHAHPDLLLTLRAIHKDFCGKPRFLHIQKQSR